The following are encoded together in the Blautia obeum ATCC 29174 genome:
- a CDS encoding VOC family protein, giving the protein MLKNVLIVVDDIEKSIEFYRDLFGLQVILKNEGNVILSEGLVLQDAAVWGKTLNENSTPFNNMMELYFEDFDIDGLLAKYESGKYSVRYATELTELAGGQKLVRLYDPSGNLIEVRAPFRCN; this is encoded by the coding sequence ATGCTGAAAAACGTACTGATCGTGGTGGATGATATAGAAAAATCCATAGAGTTTTATAGGGACTTATTTGGACTGCAAGTGATTCTTAAGAATGAAGGTAATGTGATCTTATCGGAGGGACTTGTTTTGCAGGATGCCGCCGTATGGGGGAAAACATTGAATGAAAATTCTACGCCATTCAATAACATGATGGAATTGTATTTCGAGGATTTTGATATAGATGGATTGCTTGCGAAATATGAATCCGGTAAGTATTCCGTTCGATATGCCACAGAATTGACAGAACTTGCAGGTGGGCAGAAGCTTGTAAGGCTGTATGATCCGAGTGGTAATCTCATTGAGGTTCGCGCTCCATTCAGGTGTAATTAA
- a CDS encoding peptide deformylase, with protein MVKQIVRDVFFLGQPSEPATKADIQVGKDLQDTLRANRERCVGMAANMIGVKKNIIIVNMGFIDVVMFNPVIVSKHDMYETEEGCLSLDGVRKTTRYQEIEVEYYDFNWKKQRQKLSGWTAQICQHEIDHLSGKII; from the coding sequence ATGGTAAAGCAAATTGTAAGAGACGTTTTCTTTTTAGGTCAGCCATCCGAACCAGCCACGAAAGCAGACATCCAGGTTGGAAAGGATCTGCAGGACACACTGCGGGCAAACCGGGAACGTTGCGTTGGTATGGCTGCAAATATGATTGGTGTAAAGAAGAATATCATCATTGTGAATATGGGATTCATAGATGTTGTGATGTTTAATCCGGTGATTGTTTCAAAGCATGACATGTATGAGACAGAAGAAGGCTGTCTGTCCCTGGACGGTGTTCGTAAGACGACCAGATACCAGGAAATTGAAGTGGAATATTATGACTTTAACTGGAAAAAACAGCGCCAGAAATTGTCAGGATGGACAGCACAGATTTGCCAGCATGAAATTGATCATTTGTCTGGAAAGATTATTTAA
- a CDS encoding HIRAN domain-containing protein, whose protein sequence is MSKIYFTLTGTNHYFGKEFLKKGTKIRLEKEPDNEYDKEAIKVIYEGLGKIGYVANSSYTVLGDSMSAGRIYDKIGKKAKAKVVLVTEHGTICSISKKSLLDNQKKVKKSETEVEE, encoded by the coding sequence ATGAGTAAAATTTATTTCACACTGACAGGAACAAATCATTATTTCGGAAAAGAATTTCTGAAAAAAGGAACGAAGATCCGCTTAGAAAAAGAACCAGACAATGAGTATGACAAGGAAGCAATTAAAGTAATTTACGAAGGTCTGGGAAAAATCGGATATGTAGCGAACAGTTCTTATACAGTACTTGGAGATTCCATGAGTGCCGGAAGAATCTATGACAAAATCGGGAAGAAAGCAAAAGCAAAAGTGGTGCTTGTCACAGAGCACGGAACAATCTGCAGCATCAGCAAGAAGAGCCTTCTGGATAATCAAAAGAAGGTTAAGAAATCTGAAACAGAAGTTGAAGAATAA
- a CDS encoding helix-turn-helix domain-containing protein, with protein sequence MGKQSTRENKTIYQLCREAAGLTRAEASEKMDAVSDSKIEKFEYETQEPTPYDILQMADAYKRPELCNYYCSHKCEIGHRYVPEVEMTNLSNIILETIASLNEINPLTGRLIQIARDGKISDDEMKDFAYISKKLDEISLAIDSLNLWVDKTAREQGLNLELLNTEKEKLK encoded by the coding sequence ATGGGTAAGCAATCCACCAGGGAAAACAAAACAATTTACCAGCTTTGCCGAGAAGCGGCAGGACTTACAAGAGCAGAGGCCAGTGAAAAAATGGATGCTGTCTCTGATTCAAAAATTGAAAAATTTGAATATGAAACACAAGAACCTACGCCCTATGACATCCTCCAGATGGCAGATGCCTATAAAAGACCAGAGCTTTGCAATTATTATTGCTCTCACAAATGCGAGATCGGCCATCGTTATGTTCCAGAAGTAGAAATGACTAATCTGTCAAATATCATTTTGGAGACAATTGCCAGTCTAAATGAAATCAATCCTCTTACCGGTCGTCTGATCCAGATTGCCCGTGACGGTAAGATCAGTGATGATGAAATGAAAGATTTTGCTTATATCAGTAAAAAACTTGATGAAATTTCTTTAGCCATAGACTCTTTGAATCTTTGGGTAGATAAGACCGCCAGAGAACAGGGTCTTAATCTTGAGCTCTTAAATACCGAAAAAGAAAAATTAAAATAA
- a CDS encoding AIM24 family protein, giving the protein MRIENLQNENRKYAKSIGNFHVLEYVQDASVSPMNAMNEYFMSKMNVRRRQVVIDIDKDHSAVIQAGAMQWMGGNVQATSGVKGIGDFLGKALKGAVTKETAVKPEYVGEGCLILEPTYKYIILADIGKWGSAGMTIEDGMFLACDANVKSKVVARKNLSSAVLGSEGLFNLSLQGNGIAALESNVPEDELIEVILENDELKIDGNLAVCWSSNLEFTVERSTKTLVGSAVSGEGLVNVYRGTGRVLMCPVAPTTSLFESTNTMAAKAAAKSSNTFGK; this is encoded by the coding sequence ATGCGAATTGAAAACTTACAAAATGAAAACAGAAAATATGCGAAAAGTATCGGAAACTTCCATGTGCTTGAATACGTGCAGGATGCCAGCGTTTCACCTATGAATGCAATGAATGAGTATTTCATGAGTAAAATGAATGTCAGAAGAAGACAGGTTGTTATTGATATTGATAAAGACCATTCAGCTGTTATCCAGGCTGGTGCCATGCAATGGATGGGTGGTAATGTACAAGCCACATCTGGTGTAAAAGGTATCGGAGATTTCCTTGGAAAGGCACTCAAGGGTGCGGTTACCAAAGAAACCGCAGTTAAACCGGAATATGTTGGTGAAGGCTGCCTGATATTAGAACCGACATACAAATACATTATCCTTGCAGACATTGGAAAATGGGGTTCGGCCGGAATGACAATTGAAGATGGCATGTTCCTGGCTTGTGATGCAAATGTAAAAAGTAAAGTTGTAGCCAGAAAGAACCTTTCATCAGCAGTATTAGGTAGCGAAGGTCTGTTTAATCTGAGTTTGCAGGGAAATGGTATAGCTGCACTGGAGTCTAATGTTCCCGAAGATGAATTGATTGAAGTCATATTGGAAAATGATGAACTGAAAATTGATGGAAACCTTGCCGTATGCTGGTCATCAAACCTTGAATTTACCGTAGAACGATCAACCAAAACACTTGTCGGATCTGCAGTTAGCGGAGAAGGTCTGGTAAATGTTTATCGTGGAACAGGACGGGTACTGATGTGTCCGGTCGCACCGACAACTTCCTTGTTTGAGTCCACCAACACCATGGCTGCAAAAGCTGCTGCTAAATCCAGCAATACATTTGGAAAATAA
- a CDS encoding VOC family protein → MKFKMIHENYNVSDLDRSIKFYNEALDLHEVRRKTTDDFIIVYLSNDVSDFELELTWLKDHPQPYNLGECEFHLAFQAEDYEAAHKKHEEMGCICFENEAMGIYFIVDPDGYWLEILP, encoded by the coding sequence ATGAAGTTTAAGATGATTCACGAAAACTACAATGTATCAGACCTGGACCGATCTATTAAATTTTACAACGAGGCCCTTGATCTGCACGAAGTGAGAAGAAAGACTACCGATGATTTTATCATTGTGTATTTGAGCAATGATGTAAGTGATTTTGAGTTGGAACTTACCTGGCTTAAAGATCATCCACAGCCATATAATCTGGGTGAATGCGAATTCCACCTGGCATTCCAGGCAGAGGATTACGAGGCAGCGCATAAGAAGCATGAAGAGATGGGATGCATTTGTTTCGAAAATGAAGCAATGGGAATCTATTTCATTGTAGATCCAGATGGATACTGGCTTGAGATACTGCCGTAA
- a CDS encoding M20 family metallo-hydrolase has protein sequence MMKNEAGVRIEEMLCQLADATRIDGEIWRAAYTLEDKTAKNILREWIEDLGLEYREDAIGNVYGRLPGTEPGTILTGSHLDTVKNGGKYDGALGVVTGVAALGYLKQSGFVPKHSLEVGGLMEEEGSRFPSGCQGSRAICGTLKEEDLEELSRDGVTLREALVSAGYQTEALKNVKRDDIRAIVELHIEQGPVLESEQKQIGIVDSIVGIVNYELTIQGSQNHAGTTSMPLRHDPVVAAAEFITESTRQMMAQAPSATLTYGAIQVFPGMQNVIADRVNLLIDLRDGSNEELLQDVVLLKRVLESIERKGFQTQLRQNDWLESVQMDPNVIRVIERHCEEKHLAYKHMNSGAGHDSMVFGKHFPTAMIFVPSIGGISHNPAEATAVADIQTGFELLCDVLKELSAQTFLSW, from the coding sequence ATGATGAAAAACGAAGCGGGAGTAAGAATCGAAGAAATGCTGTGTCAGCTGGCCGATGCGACGCGCATCGACGGAGAGATCTGGCGTGCAGCGTATACTCTGGAAGACAAAACCGCGAAGAACATCCTGCGTGAGTGGATCGAGGATCTGGGGCTTGAATACAGAGAGGACGCGATCGGTAATGTGTATGGACGGCTTCCGGGGACAGAACCTGGAACCATACTGACGGGATCCCACCTGGATACCGTAAAGAACGGTGGAAAATATGATGGCGCACTGGGCGTTGTGACCGGTGTGGCAGCGCTGGGATACCTCAAACAGTCGGGCTTCGTTCCGAAACACAGCCTGGAAGTGGGTGGTCTGATGGAGGAAGAGGGCAGTCGTTTTCCATCCGGCTGTCAGGGGAGCCGCGCAATCTGTGGCACGCTGAAAGAAGAGGATCTCGAGGAGCTCAGCCGTGATGGCGTCACACTTCGTGAAGCACTGGTATCTGCCGGGTATCAGACGGAAGCGCTGAAAAACGTGAAACGTGACGATATTCGAGCAATCGTAGAATTGCATATCGAACAGGGACCGGTGCTTGAAAGCGAGCAGAAGCAGATCGGTATTGTGGACAGTATCGTCGGTATCGTCAACTATGAGCTGACCATTCAGGGAAGCCAGAACCATGCAGGTACCACCTCGATGCCTTTACGGCACGATCCTGTGGTAGCTGCTGCGGAATTTATCACAGAGTCTACCCGTCAGATGATGGCGCAGGCCCCTTCTGCCACCCTTACCTATGGCGCGATACAGGTATTTCCTGGAATGCAGAATGTCATTGCAGATCGAGTGAATCTGCTCATCGATCTGCGCGATGGTAGCAATGAGGAACTGCTTCAAGATGTGGTTCTTCTGAAACGTGTACTGGAATCCATCGAACGCAAGGGCTTTCAGACCCAGCTTCGACAGAATGACTGGCTGGAGTCCGTACAGATGGATCCGAACGTGATTCGGGTGATCGAGCGGCACTGTGAAGAGAAACATCTCGCGTATAAGCATATGAACAGCGGCGCCGGACACGACTCGATGGTATTCGGAAAGCATTTCCCGACCGCGATGATCTTCGTGCCGAGTATCGGAGGTATCAGCCATAATCCGGCAGAAGCCACCGCTGTAGCGGATATACAGACTGGTTTTGAACTGCTTTGTGACGTGTTAAAAGAATTATCAGCTCAAACCTTTTTATCATGGTAA
- a CDS encoding flavodoxin family protein yields MKNILIISSSPRKKGNSQILCEQFKKGAEAKGHQVKIVRIMEQNIGFCRACDGCMRNGGTCVLKDDMAEILKMFQKADVLVLATPVYFYGISAQMKTFIDRTYPIWQHLGKKEVYYIISAGLGEDIIERSLGDLNGFVEHLEEYKISGKIYAANVMDAGLVKNQSVFQKAYDMGYAI; encoded by the coding sequence ATGAAAAATATATTGATTATTTCAAGCTCACCAAGAAAAAAAGGAAATTCACAAATCTTATGTGAACAGTTCAAAAAAGGTGCAGAAGCAAAAGGACACCAGGTGAAAATCGTACGTATCATGGAGCAGAACATAGGCTTTTGCAGGGCCTGTGACGGTTGTATGAGAAATGGCGGTACCTGTGTATTAAAAGATGATATGGCTGAGATACTTAAAATGTTTCAAAAAGCAGATGTACTTGTACTGGCTACTCCGGTTTATTTTTATGGAATCAGTGCCCAGATGAAGACTTTTATTGACCGTACTTATCCAATCTGGCAGCATCTTGGTAAAAAAGAAGTTTACTATATTATATCAGCTGGTCTGGGTGAGGACATTATTGAAAGATCACTTGGTGATCTGAATGGTTTTGTAGAGCATCTGGAAGAATACAAGATTTCAGGAAAGATATATGCAGCAAACGTGATGGATGCTGGATTGGTCAAGAATCAAAGTGTTTTCCAAAAAGCCTACGATATGGGATATGCCATTTAA
- a CDS encoding alpha/beta fold hydrolase, giving the protein MKSGTEGVAISNYGRNLMKEMMLVYDGNQHRYAQIAGHGFRILAEAMEKDLPYEIKCPSMLICGTKDHAGSCIRYNREWHRKMEIPLKWIEGAGHNSNTDKLEMINSLLEEFFSNIL; this is encoded by the coding sequence TTGAAATCCGGAACTGAGGGAGTTGCAATTTCTAATTATGGCAGAAACCTGATGAAGGAAATGATGCTGGTCTATGATGGTAATCAACATCGTTATGCCCAAATTGCTGGGCATGGATTTCGTATTCTGGCAGAGGCAATGGAAAAGGATCTGCCATATGAAATCAAATGTCCTTCCATGTTGATATGTGGTACAAAGGATCATGCCGGCTCATGCATAAGGTATAACAGAGAATGGCATCGAAAAATGGAAATTCCTTTAAAGTGGATTGAAGGGGCCGGTCATAATTCTAATACAGATAAATTGGAGATGATCAATAGTTTACTAGAAGAGTTCTTTTCGAATATTTTATGA
- a CDS encoding DUF1349 domain-containing protein → MNIKDFKWTREPDDYTLTDDKIEIITQPGTDLWQRTYYHFRNDNAPVLQIETEEKFFSFIVKTDFKESHHRFDQCGVVMYLDSENWLKGSIEYENDYFQHLGSVVTNNGYSDWATTEIDAEIKSMWYRLSRREDDYCIECSEDGIRFKQMRICHMWAGAGKIKFGIYACSPEDSSFKAVFTDMKLTECQWKAHDGQKPDEM, encoded by the coding sequence ATGAATATAAAAGATTTTAAGTGGACGAGAGAACCTGATGATTACACGCTGACAGATGACAAAATTGAGATTATTACACAGCCTGGAACTGATTTGTGGCAAAGAACTTACTATCATTTCCGTAATGATAATGCTCCGGTTCTGCAGATAGAAACAGAGGAAAAGTTTTTTTCATTTATAGTGAAAACTGATTTTAAGGAAAGCCATCATCGCTTTGATCAGTGCGGTGTGGTTATGTATCTTGACAGTGAGAATTGGTTGAAAGGTTCTATAGAATATGAGAATGACTATTTTCAGCACCTGGGAAGTGTTGTGACAAATAATGGATATTCAGATTGGGCAACTACGGAAATTGATGCAGAGATTAAATCTATGTGGTATCGTCTCAGTAGACGTGAAGATGATTATTGCATTGAATGTTCTGAGGATGGAATACGGTTTAAGCAAATGAGGATTTGTCATATGTGGGCTGGTGCAGGAAAAATCAAATTTGGAATTTATGCATGCAGTCCGGAAGATTCATCGTTTAAAGCGGTATTTACAGATATGAAATTGACGGAGTGTCAATGGAAAGCCCACGATGGTCAAAAGCCGGATGAGATGTAG
- a CDS encoding helix-turn-helix domain-containing protein, translated as MSEKRCYTVQELQEILGVSRPTIYNLLKKKEFRWIQLDDGKYRISKKSFDDWLDNLEQ; from the coding sequence ATGTCAGAAAAAAGATGTTATACAGTTCAAGAGTTACAGGAAATCTTAGGAGTCAGCAGACCTACTATTTATAACCTTTTAAAGAAAAAGGAATTCCGGTGGATCCAGTTGGATGACGGAAAGTATCGTATCTCTAAGAAGAGTTTCGATGACTGGCTCGATAACTTGGAACAGTAA
- a CDS encoding winged helix-turn-helix transcriptional regulator — MRAKEELPECPVATAVSLIGGKWKLLILRNLKERPWRFNELQRSIDGISQKVLTDSLRQMMSDGLAYRHDYHEQPPRVEYGLTELGTKMLPIVNSLADFGNYYKSIIEQN; from the coding sequence ATGCGAGCAAAAGAAGAATTACCGGAATGCCCAGTTGCAACAGCAGTATCTCTCATCGGAGGAAAATGGAAACTGCTGATTTTGCGTAACTTGAAAGAGCGTCCATGGAGATTCAATGAGCTACAACGAAGTATAGATGGTATTTCACAAAAGGTTTTGACGGATAGTTTAAGGCAAATGATGAGTGATGGACTGGCATATCGCCACGATTACCATGAGCAGCCACCGAGAGTTGAATACGGCTTAACGGAACTCGGAACAAAAATGCTTCCAATTGTTAATTCACTTGCTGACTTTGGTAACTACTATAAATCAATTATTGAACAGAATTAA
- a CDS encoding cupin domain-containing protein, which translates to MANYTKTTIGKENRIELHEKLSLTGAEISLNELPAGANVPFVHSHKENEEIYGILSGNGKAIIDGEEISLSTGDWLKIAPAAKRQFFASDISGITYICIQVKENSLEHFTAEDAVIG; encoded by the coding sequence ATGGCAAATTACACAAAAACAACTATTGGAAAGGAAAACCGAATTGAGCTGCATGAAAAGTTGTCTTTAACAGGTGCAGAAATCAGTTTAAACGAACTACCTGCAGGAGCAAATGTCCCATTTGTTCATTCTCATAAAGAAAATGAAGAAATCTATGGAATTCTTTCAGGTAACGGCAAAGCCATAATTGATGGAGAAGAAATCAGTCTTTCAACTGGAGACTGGCTAAAGATCGCACCTGCTGCAAAACGTCAGTTTTTTGCATCCGATATTTCCGGAATTACTTATATCTGCATTCAGGTAAAAGAAAATTCTCTGGAACATTTTACAGCAGAGGATGCCGTAATCGGCTAA
- a CDS encoding DUF6061 family protein — translation MRTIFAEYNPQCNSIDVYTSAGYMLRIDCWETEKDLKTTPGSDCALNTLAIDEPLEYARLYLDGNLQMWVDAEDSLEL, via the coding sequence ATGAGAACAATATTTGCAGAATATAATCCACAATGCAACAGTATTGATGTTTATACCAGTGCCGGCTATATGCTTCGCATTGACTGCTGGGAAACTGAGAAGGACTTAAAAACCACGCCTGGATCAGACTGTGCATTAAATACACTTGCTATTGACGAACCACTGGAATATGCAAGATTATATCTTGATGGAAATTTACAGATGTGGGTTGATGCAGAAGATTCACTTGAACTTTAA
- a CDS encoding protein-ADP-ribose hydrolase, which translates to MTQDEQREYLIQYLLKEEIPFGRQNIPTDKQGQENLLRSLMNVRPPRPISNDFLKIQDEYLTERNIERGITDVDTLAPVKSDSRLYIWQGNITTLKCDAIVNACNSQMLGCFSPMHACIDNFIHTYAGMELRLKMHEIMAKQGHEEETGKAKITSGYNLPTKYILHTVGPIIQWKVTKEDEDLLASCYTECLKLAADTGVESIAFCCLSTGVFRFPQQRAAEIATSTVKQYLNKDSRIKKVIFNVFKDEDLKIYSGLL; encoded by the coding sequence ATGACACAGGATGAGCAAAGAGAATATCTGATTCAGTATCTTTTAAAAGAAGAGATACCGTTTGGCAGACAGAACATTCCTACGGATAAGCAGGGGCAGGAAAATCTGCTCCGCTCACTTATGAATGTCAGACCGCCAAGACCAATCAGTAATGATTTTTTGAAAATACAGGATGAGTATCTTACAGAAAGAAATATAGAGCGTGGAATCACAGATGTTGACACGCTTGCACCTGTAAAATCCGATTCGAGATTATATATCTGGCAAGGGAATATTACCACTTTGAAATGTGATGCGATCGTGAATGCGTGTAACTCACAGATGCTTGGTTGTTTTTCACCGATGCATGCCTGTATTGATAACTTTATTCATACTTATGCTGGAATGGAACTTCGTCTGAAAATGCATGAAATTATGGCAAAGCAGGGGCATGAAGAAGAGACCGGCAAAGCAAAGATAACATCGGGATACAATCTTCCGACAAAATATATTCTTCATACGGTAGGACCTATTATACAATGGAAAGTCACAAAAGAAGATGAAGACCTGTTGGCAAGCTGCTACACAGAGTGCCTAAAGCTTGCAGCGGATACTGGTGTGGAATCTATTGCATTCTGTTGTTTGTCTACAGGTGTATTCCGTTTTCCACAGCAACGAGCTGCCGAGATTGCAACGAGCACTGTAAAGCAGTATCTTAACAAAGACAGCAGAATAAAAAAGGTAATCTTTAATGTGTTTAAGGATGAAGATTTAAAAATATACAGTGGATTGTTATAA
- a CDS encoding 4Fe-4S dicluster domain-containing protein: protein MTKMDYLKLLVDEIHSTTVATIGSDGHPQTRIIDMMYYDEEGVYFLTAKGKAFYDQLMEQQYVAISATKDKIAVSLRGKIKNIGKKNLDIMFEKNPYMKKIYPGDTKDAIEVFRLYEAQGEYFDISNPSNIVRDTITIGKTEAVQTGYFIGKECIGCKLCCSVCPQKCIDISSVPVTINQNHCLHCGRCAEICPKQCIEKRGSL, encoded by the coding sequence ATGACAAAAATGGATTATCTTAAACTTCTGGTGGATGAAATTCATTCAACAACAGTTGCAACGATAGGTTCAGATGGACATCCTCAGACAAGAATCATAGATATGATGTACTATGATGAAGAAGGTGTGTATTTCCTTACAGCAAAGGGAAAAGCATTTTATGACCAGTTAATGGAGCAGCAGTATGTGGCAATATCCGCAACAAAAGACAAAATTGCGGTGTCTCTGCGTGGAAAAATAAAGAACATCGGAAAAAAGAATCTTGATATTATGTTTGAAAAAAATCCATATATGAAGAAAATCTATCCGGGAGATACGAAAGACGCAATCGAAGTGTTTCGGCTGTATGAGGCACAGGGAGAGTATTTTGATATCAGCAATCCATCAAATATTGTGAGGGATACTATAACAATTGGAAAAACCGAGGCAGTTCAGACAGGGTATTTTATTGGAAAAGAATGTATTGGATGCAAACTGTGTTGCTCTGTATGTCCGCAAAAATGCATTGATATATCTTCAGTTCCGGTTACTATCAACCAGAATCATTGTCTGCATTGCGGAAGATGTGCAGAAATTTGTCCGAAGCAGTGTATTGAGAAAAGAGGTTCATTATGA
- a CDS encoding pyridoxamine 5'-phosphate oxidase family protein produces MQKVVEFLQKNSVQYLATVGRDGKAKCRPFMFCFEQDGKLWFCTNNTKDVYKDMLANPEVEVSVSSPEYAWIRLHGKAVFEDNKSVKEGCMNNPIVKGQYQTADNPIFEVFYLENPHGLIADFSGNPPYEF; encoded by the coding sequence ATGCAGAAAGTAGTAGAATTTTTACAGAAAAATTCAGTTCAGTACTTAGCAACAGTCGGAAGAGATGGAAAGGCAAAATGCCGTCCATTCATGTTCTGTTTTGAGCAGGACGGAAAGCTTTGGTTCTGTACTAACAACACAAAGGATGTTTACAAGGATATGTTAGCAAATCCTGAAGTAGAAGTATCAGTATCTTCCCCTGAATACGCATGGATTCGCCTTCATGGCAAAGCAGTATTTGAGGACAACAAGAGTGTAAAGGAAGGATGCATGAACAATCCTATCGTTAAGGGACAGTACCAGACAGCAGATAATCCTATTTTTGAGGTATTCTATCTTGAAAATCCGCATGGTTTAATCGCAGATTTCTCTGGAAATCCACCTTATGAATTTTAA
- a CDS encoding Rrf2 family transcriptional regulator, giving the protein MQISSRFTMAIHMFACIDIFSDQKMTSDFMAASIGTNPVIVRKILQQLKAAGLIEVARGTGGVTITRPLEQITFLDVYKAVECAPDEELFHFHENPNQKCPVGKNIHHVLDKRLLEVQKAMEEKLSEMTLADVKKDIAVYTEEE; this is encoded by the coding sequence ATGCAGATTTCAAGCAGATTTACAATGGCAATCCATATGTTTGCCTGTATAGATATATTTTCGGATCAGAAGATGACTAGTGATTTTATGGCAGCAAGCATTGGAACTAATCCGGTGATTGTTCGTAAAATATTGCAACAATTAAAGGCTGCTGGTCTTATTGAAGTTGCAAGAGGGACAGGCGGTGTGACAATTACCAGACCATTGGAGCAGATTACATTCCTTGATGTGTATAAAGCAGTGGAATGTGCACCAGATGAAGAACTGTTTCATTTTCATGAGAATCCCAATCAGAAATGTCCGGTAGGAAAGAATATTCACCATGTTCTTGATAAGAGACTGTTAGAAGTACAGAAGGCAATGGAGGAAAAACTTTCAGAAATGACACTTGCTGATGTGAAAAAAGATATTGCAGTGTATACAGAGGAAGAGTAG
- a CDS encoding flavodoxin family protein has protein sequence MKILVLNGSPHSQGSTKDMVNAFKKGAESAGHIVDVVDVCKKKIGGCLTCEYCHSKGHGECIQKDDMQEVYNLLKEAEMLVIASPIYYHGISGQLKCVIDRFYSAAYPRGPKNLKKVAMILSSGDANMYEGALFSFKGDFLDYLGLENMGVFTAHGSENKSEKKREELRAFGASLR, from the coding sequence ATGAAGATATTAGTATTAAATGGAAGTCCACATTCACAGGGAAGTACAAAAGATATGGTTAATGCATTTAAGAAAGGAGCTGAGAGTGCAGGACATATCGTTGATGTGGTGGATGTATGCAAAAAGAAGATAGGTGGGTGTTTGACATGTGAATACTGTCATAGCAAAGGACACGGTGAGTGTATTCAGAAGGATGATATGCAGGAAGTATATAATCTTTTGAAAGAAGCAGAAATGCTTGTTATTGCATCGCCCATTTATTATCACGGCATATCCGGTCAGCTAAAATGTGTAATCGACAGATTTTATTCTGCGGCATATCCGAGAGGACCGAAGAATTTGAAAAAAGTTGCCATGATACTTAGCTCCGGAGATGCTAATATGTATGAGGGTGCTCTTTTCTCGTTCAAAGGAGACTTTCTGGATTATCTTGGACTTGAAAACATGGGTGTGTTTACAGCACATGGGTCTGAAAACAAGAGCGAGAAAAAGAGAGAAGAACTAAGGGCGTTCGGGGCATCGCTGCGTTAG